The genome window GGGTTAGTACGTATATAATTCAGCTATACCCAGCCACTTGGTGCATAAAACAGGGCTCGCCTAGGATACACGGTCTGCATGGAATCATTTATAGGTTAGTCTGATCTCAGATCCTGCGAGCGCGCCTGCGCAAATGGCGCCCGTCTTGtatgatcttcttttttttcattttgtttgtCTGGCTCCATTTCTTTCTAGTTTCTGTACCTCAtcgaattcttcaacatttggAAAAAGCTTCGCATGATGAAGATGCGATGAGGCAGGTAGGTAGAGCAGAAAGTGGGCAGAGGGGCAAACAGTGACACTAGTCAGACCCAACAAAAAGCAAGTCGACTACACAGGACATACCCTCTCATAGAAGCATGGCTCCAAAGACTAATCGTGAGATTCTTACCGGTGGTAAGAACTACAAGCAGAAGGCAGCTAAAAAGTTTGGTACCGATGAGGTCACATTCAACAAAGATTCACGTTTGGAATACTTGACTGGTTTCCACAAGAGAAAGCTAGAGAGACAAAAGAAGGCCAAGGAGTTTATTCAGGAGCAGGAAAGGAAAGCTAGACTCGAGGAAAGAGCGAAAATTAGAGcggaaaagaagaaaaagctcGAGAAGCAGCTCGAGGATTTCAAGCAGGCAATGAAGGATGTCGGTGACTATGTGGGTGATGAGGATGATAAGCAAGCTTCCGGgtctgaatctgaatctgaatctgaatctgagcacgacttcaaaaagaagtcgAAGTCCGACTCTGGATCTAAAACAGAATCAGACACTGAGGTAGAGGCAGAGGAATGGAACGGTTTTTCGGATGACGAAACCAACGTCAAACCAAtcttaaaaaaatatgtaCAGAAATACTCAGACGAAACTACTGTGGATATTGAACCTTTAGAACCTAATGATAACTTCGAATATCTAGCAGAACTCAATAACGTAAAACTGGAAAAAGCGGACCAAATCCTGGATCAGAGTATTGAACGTGCAAAGAAATATGCCAAGTTTTTAGGTGTGGAAGAGAAAACAGCAGCTAAGagtaaaaagaataagaagTTTAGGTACTTGACCAAGGCCgaaagaagacaaaatcaaagaaaggctaacaataataaacgTAGGAAATAGATTATAATCATTACTTATCTCACACACACTCTCTAATAAGtatcgtcatcatcatcgtaataataataataataataatagaaCCTTACCACATTTCGGCATATCAATCGTGCATCTTGGTACCTTCTGACACAGATATGTATTCTGATTCTATCTTAAAGAAAAGCCATATCCACCGTCTAAGCAACTCCAATATTTGTAAGGTGAAAATGTTCAGCTCACCGTAAAATATCGAGCCCCCGCTGAGGTATTCCCAAAGCCACATGAATcttaaaaagaaatcagTAAATATGGCACAGTAATAATGAATAGGGTTGTGGTACAATAAAGTGTTTCTTAAGACCTTattgtcattatttttgaaacctctttttgaaaagttgagaAGGTTTAGTTTCCAGTCCATCGTCAAATCCCACCAAAAAGTGTATAAGGAGTTCCACAACATAAACCAGTATACTGTGCGAATAGGCCCAACTCGGTAATACCTGGTGTACACCGTAAATAGCATTATTGGGATATTTCCAGCGTATTTGATTGCGTTGAATAGTTGTGTAATGTCgcctttctcttttcttgccCTTGAAAACTCTCTTAACGACTGAACCAACCGAATTAAAGACGGTATGATCCCGACAATGACATCAATGTTGAGAGATATTGCATTTTGGTAACGTTCGAATTGACATTTTGGGTTGGCTGGATCatgaaacaagaaggacaTATAAATCGCTAGGTCCACTAGAGGCTTCGAATATGATGTCATAGTGTCACTAATTATAATGTAGTTATTCCTGTAAGGTTTTGGTTCGATGTTCGCGAGccaaaatatattttttatgCACCTTGCTATCATTGGGGATGTCCAGAGAATTGTTATGAATATGTATGCTAACTCAAATACCGGAGAAACGTTTAAAAGAAGCCACACcaatttattttcaatgttGTTCAACAGACAATACTGAAATACTACGATACATATCAATTGCCATGGTAAAATTGTTCTTATAATAATTCTCAGAAGTTTCACATTATTTTGGTAGAGTTTTGAGGATGTAGAATATGGAGTCAACCCGGTAGAATCTGAAGAGATAATAACTCTCGAAATATCAAAGTATGTGCTTGATATTCCCAGAAGCCACGTCCATAACAGCAATCCAAATATGACAAGCAGGACTACTCTTTGTGGAATGGgcaaatatatcaaaaatgGCTCTATCAACTTGGCATCCATTCTGATAAAAACTTTTATTGAATTCGATAGCCCAACAAACAATAGTATAACACTAATAATACAACAAAGCTTACACTAGCTTTCAATGAACAACCACTTCTCTAGTTTTGAATGCAACACGTATAGGGGGATTCCTTTTATATAGCAAATGGAATCTAATCAAACATTAAGTAGTAACACAACTTTATATGTCGTAAGTGTACATTTTCGCATAAgcaaacaataacaaaacgTTATGTTTACGTACGCTAAATTTGTCTGAAATTCCAGAACTAGATTAATTTACAGGACGACAAGGCTCAAAATAAACAGAGGGGTAATGGCATAATGAATGAGAAGCTCCGAGGCTGCGAGGAACGATGGAAAAATGGTCCAGAAGGATTCACAACCCATCTCTACGTATTCACAAGTttactatatataaacaCAATTCAGCACTGTTAGAGATAACAAAAGCACTTATAATCCTTTAAGAACATGTAGTTCTATATGATCATGATTAGCATGGAAACTTTCAgttcatcatcaatagTTTATACagaaaaaataatcaaaGCAAACCCAACCCACACCCAACATAAGCTCCTTTTGAACTATTATACAGGAAACAGACATGGATGCAATATAAcaaaaaagtaaacaaaatttttgtttcaataTAATCGATGATCAGAATTTTCAGTGTTTGGCTAATGCTAGTCGAATCGTTCATATTTTCGAAATCCGTTTGGGGCGACAGCTGTCATCATATCGATGTATTGAAATAAACGTTTTGCTTTTATTCTTCACTTATTGCTTACATGTCCGATACCTGTCGGAGATATATGTTGTGTGCGCAGAAACTCCTGTTCCTGAGGTGCCTATCAAGGCGTACACACCCTACTCTGTTTCTGACATGTACTCCCTCTTTGGTTCAATACATGTTTCGTAGTTTCTATTGAATATAAATCTAACTAAAATTTAACCTgaataaatgaaaaagtgatgatgagatAGAGAAAGTTGTTTGAAATACTGAACTTTCTTCGCCTTTTAAACTTTaggaaaaattcaaaaaaatgtaGAGACTAGTCGTTATAAACGTAAAATATGTTCACTCAGTACACACAAGTGAAAAAATtagccttggccttggccttaGGGCTTGATATATTAAGTGCGGGTAACAACACGAACAAAAATCCATACTTTGCGCCTTCCATtcagctttttttttttttttttttttttgcatctTTCAATACGTACAACGTGACATGAAAAACTTGACTGAACCAATTGAGCCAACTTTGGCATTCCAATATcgaaatgaaatgaaatgaaattatCGATTACAATGCTATCATGTAGAAGTTGTAGCATGCGTTAGGGATTAAGAAAGAGTTCCGGAGAAAAGTGTACAACGGTAGAACAGGCGCGATGTTCAGGGCATTTAATTTGAGATGCCTGAAACCGCTTACCAGCGGTGTTTCGTCAGGATTCCAGGTTTCGCTATTGAACAACTATGCGATTAAAGGCATGATGTCTATCAACTTCCCCCAAGCCAGAGGTTTGGCCAGCGTTCCTTCGCCTGACCAGGAGCCgtctttggaagaaattaatCCACAAATGTTGAAGATTGTTCCAAATGATGCGGACATTGTTGCGTTGGAAAAGCAGGACGAGTTGTTGcggaaaagaaggaagttGACCAAAGAGGTGACCCAAATGAAGAGATTGAAGCCAGTTTCTCCAGGTTTGAGGTGGTACCGTTCTCCAATCTACCCATATCTACACAAGGGCAGAGCCATCAAGTCACTAACAGTGGCTAAAAGAGGTACAGGTGGTAGAAACCACAGTGGTAAGATCACGGTGAGGCATCGTGGTGGTGGtcacaagagaagaattagaattgTGGACTTCAACCGTTTCGAACGTGGCTTACAGACTGTTCAGAGAATTGAATATGACCCAGGTAGAAGTGCTCATATTGCGTTACTTAAGCACAACGAAACGGGCGCACTAAGCTATATACTTGCTTGTGATGGGCTCAGAGCAGGAGACACAGTCGAATCATACAGAAAGGGTATTCCTCCTTCATTCTTGAAAGAGATGGGTGGTAAAATTGATCCCGCCATCTTATCCGTCAGAACTGCTCAAAGAGGTAACTGTTTGCCAATCTCCATGATTCCAATTGGTTCCATTGTTCACAACGTCGGAATTACACCAACCGGCCCAGGTAAGTTCTGTCGTGCCGCTGGTTCCTACGCTCGTATCCTATCTAAGATcccagaaaagaagaaggcaatTATTCGCCTACAGAGTGGTGAACATCGTTATGTCTCTATCGAAGCTTGTGCTACAATGGGTGTCGTCTCCAACGTTGACCACCAAAACCGTTCGTTGGGTAAAGCAGGTAGATCTAGATGGCTGGGCATAAGACCAACCGTTAGAGGTGTTGCAATGAACAAGTGCGACCATCCTCATGGTGGTGGTAGAGGTAAATCCAAATCGAAGAAGCTATCCATGTCTCCTTGGGGCCAATTAGCCAAGGGCTACAAGACCAGAAGAGGTAAAcaccaaaataaaatgaagGTGAAGGATAGACCAAGAGGAAAGGCCGGCAGAAGAGCTTGAAGGAATTGATCTGATACATATCATTAAGACTCATTTAATCTTGTACATATATTAAAAAGATAAGAATTTATTTTCTCTAATATCATTAAATCGCTATAAGTGTCCTAGAAGTAAGCTTATTTCATAGCATGCATTTCGATAGTCTTTGCAAGATTTTCGAGTGCGCAGAACTACTGATATTCAAATACGCCTATATAAATGGGGCAAAACAGAGAAAGGGCTCATAATTTAGCCTCCATTTCAATTAGAGGGAAATCCCAAGTCCCAAGTTCAATAAGAGACCCAACGACCAACTTGACATGTTCCGCCATATGGTCAAAGGAAAGCCTGTCTAATGTGTCCATGGTACTGTGGATATATTTGTTTGACTGCTTAAAGGAACTTTCGATTACAAAGGCACCAGGGTATCCATTTTTCGTGGCACTGCCATGATCACTACAAGCATAACCACATTCAGTTTCCACATAAGGAATACTCAAGTAATCGTCAATTATTAGCTTCACAAAATCAGTCAAGCCTGGTGTGGTATAATCTGTGATGACACCAACATGCTCTGAATCTGCGTCAGGCACATAACCCGTCATATCTTGTTGCAACATGGCTACAACTTTTTTGTCTGCTTCCGCATACTGCGAAAAAACATCTAAGGAGCCTAAAAGTCCACCTTCTTCTGCACTATAGAAATGGAATTCAATGGTATTATCTGGTCTATAACCAGTGCTGTTCAGATAATCGATGTATATCCTCAATGCTTCCAAATTAGTAACTGTACCGgaaccatcatcatcggCACCAGGGGCGGCAAGAAGTGAAGGTAATAAAAGGTTAATAGAGTCCTGGTGCGCTCCCATAACTATAATGTTTTCAGGAGTGGTCTGACCTCGCAATGATACTATAATAGAAAATTGCTTCCAGTCTTTATGATCGACGTGCTGGATaataatttcttcttctaatggCTTAGTAATATTGGCTAATTTCTCAGACAACCATAATGCTGATTCATAACCTGTTTCTGACTTATAGTAACGCGTGAAGAAGCTTGAAAATTTCGCTAAGTTATCATGCATAGATTGCTTGTCAATATTCTTGGTCAAGGACTCTACAGTTTCCTTATTTTGAGTCTTTTTAGGGTATTCGTAAACTGGAACTTCCACGTCTTCCTTTTTGGAACCGAATAATTTGGGAAACTTCGTTATATCCATAAAGTTCAAACCTTTACGTTTTAATGCCCACTTTTCTGATTCACGAACGGTAATCGTCTTCCCTTCCTCCAATTCCAAAACGTGCAAGTTTTGGAATGGCCAAGCCATGGCTGATGAAGCCAACAAAATTAAACCAAACTTCATTGATATTTATCAAAATCCAACGACTGTATACGAAACGTCGTTGTCGTCGTGTGTTAGGTACCTTTACTGGGAGGTTCCTACTTTTAACTGCTTTCTaaggtttcttcaagaaaggGTTTACTTAGGATTTTATACATATCTTCACTATAGGAGTTAAAGAGAGACAGAAAGAGAGTTACATTGTGATGTATGGGTTTATTAGAAGATAAGACAATACGCGTGCAGACGCAACCAGTGGACTAAAAGATGACATCCTCTTCCTGTTCGGTTATAATCGCTTGGGCAGGTTCAGTAGCAGTGTCCTCCTCCTTTgattcttgttcttgttcttgttcttgttcttgttcttgttcttgttcttcgGGCTCTTCTTGCTTTTCCTTATCCTCTTTGTCTTCGTCTTCACCTTGTTGGTCTTGGCCGGCTTGTTCTTGGTCGTGTTCCTGCTGCTCGagcaacttcttttgtttcatttcCGCATCCAATTCAGCAGtttgtttctgcttcttctcctggaccttcttcaatctgtaaaattcttctctatCCAATTCATCCAATTCAGAGTTGATGTACGCTATAGTGTTCTCAGTTCTTGGAATAATAACATGCTCAATAGCATTGACTCTACGGTTCGTAACTTTGATAACTTCATccaagatgatgaaagCAGTTTGCAAGGATGCCAATTCAACCAATGTTTCAACAGCCCTCGAGTAAATCTCCTTGGCACGTTGTACCTGCTGACCACCACGACCCAAACCTGTCATCTTAAAGTCGTTGATATTTTGGTCGATATATGACTCAAATTGTGGCAAATACACACCACTAACGTTTTCTTGTGTTGCCTTTACCTTAAATCTGGCATTGGCAACGTTTTCTTGAACCTGATAGCCTATATTCTCACCGGTAGCGTATGTAACCTCAGCCAAGGAAAATGCAGCAGTTTGCATCACTCTACCCATTTTCTGCTTGGAATCATCAATACGCTTAGTAATATCACGAAATCTTTTCGTCAATGCTTCGGACTTTCTCTTTAATAGAGAGTACCCTTGGTTGGCCCCCTTCAGCTTCGTTTTCATCAACCCTAAAGTCATACGAGTAGGGAAAACCTGCTCCCTATTACTGGACATCTTTAATCgaattcaagaaaactTAGTTCAATACGCTCCTCTTAGTACCCGGTTCCTATCGTACACAGCACTATATTGCCTCAGAAGTTTCTGATCGAACTCCAATTAATAAAtaatttctcttttatctttgatttcttgttaTCATATAGTCTTAATTAACTCTCTGTCTAAATATTTCAACAACTTAAAGatttcaaatattgaaatgaatacagacagagaaagaaagaaaagaagaaagtgagACATTGAATCGCATAATAAC of Kluyveromyces marxianus DMKU3-1042 DNA, complete genome, chromosome 3 contains these proteins:
- the RRP17 gene encoding rRNA-processing protein RRP17; translation: MAPKTNREILTGGKNYKQKAAKKFGTDEVTFNKDSRLEYLTGFHKRKLERQKKAKEFIQEQERKARLEERAKIRAEKKKKLEKQLEDFKQAMKDVGDYVGDEDDKQASGSESESESESEHDFKKKSKSDSGSKTESDTEVEAEEWNGFSDDETNVKPILKKYVQKYSDETTVDIEPLEPNDNFEYLAELNNVKLEKADQILDQSIERAKKYAKFLGVEEKTAAKSKKNKKFRYLTKAERRQNQRKANNNKRRK
- the ERD1 gene encoding Erd1p; translated protein: MDAKLIEPFLIYLPIPQRVVLLVIFGLLLWTWLLGISSTYFDISRVIISSDSTGLTPYSTSSKLYQNNVKLLRIIIRTILPWQLICIVVFQYCLLNNIENKLVWLLLNVSPVFELAYIFITILWTSPMIARCIKNIFWLANIEPKPYRNNYIIISDTMTSYSKPLVDLAIYMSFLFHDPANPKCQFERYQNAISLNIDVIVGIIPSLIRLVQSLREFSRARKEKGDITQLFNAIKYAGNIPIMLFTVYTRYYRVGPIRTVYWFMLWNSLYTFWWDLTMDWKLNLLNFSKRGFKNNDNKVLRNTLLYHNPIHYYCAIFTDFFLRFMWLWEYLSGGSIFYGELNIFTLQILELLRRWIWLFFKIESEYISVSEGTKMHD
- the RML2 gene encoding mitochondrial 54S ribosomal protein uL2m, producing MFRAFNLRCLKPLTSGVSSGFQVSLLNNYAIKGMMSINFPQARGLASVPSPDQEPSLEEINPQMLKIVPNDADIVALEKQDELLRKRRKLTKEVTQMKRLKPVSPGLRWYRSPIYPYLHKGRAIKSLTVAKRGTGGRNHSGKITVRHRGGGHKRRIRIVDFNRFERGLQTVQRIEYDPGRSAHIALLKHNETGALSYILACDGLRAGDTVESYRKGIPPSFLKEMGGKIDPAILSVRTAQRGNCLPISMIPIGSIVHNVGITPTGPGKFCRAAGSYARILSKIPEKKKAIIRLQSGEHRYVSIEACATMGVVSNVDHQNRSLGKAGRSRWLGIRPTVRGVAMNKCDHPHGGGRGKSKSKKLSMSPWGQLAKGYKTRRGKHQNKMKVKDRPRGKAGRRA
- a CDS encoding putative aminopeptidase gives rise to the protein MKFGLILLASSAMAWPFQNLHVLELEEGKTITVRESEKWALKRKGLNFMDITKFPKLFGSKKEDVEVPVYEYPKKTQNKETVESLTKNIDKQSMHDNLAKFSSFFTRYYKSETGYESALWLSEKLANITKPLEEEIIIQHVDHKDWKQFSIIVSLRGQTTPENIIVMGAHQDSINLLLPSLLAAPGADDDGSGTVTNLEALRIYIDYLNSTGYRPDNTIEFHFYSAEEGGLLGSLDVFSQYAEADKKVVAMLQQDMTGYVPDADSEHVGVITDYTTPGLTDFVKLIIDDYLSIPYVETECGYACSDHGSATKNGYPGAFVIESSFKQSNKYIHSTMDTLDRLSFDHMAEHVKLVVGSLIELGTWDFPLIEMEAKL
- the VMA8 gene encoding H(+)-transporting V1 sector ATPase subunit D — protein: MSSNREQVFPTRMTLGLMKTKLKGANQGYSLLKRKSEALTKRFRDITKRIDDSKQKMGRVMQTAAFSLAEVTYATGENIGYQVQENVANARFKVKATQENVSGVYLPQFESYIDQNINDFKMTGLGRGGQQVQRAKEIYSRAVETLVELASLQTAFIILDEVIKVTNRRVNAIEHVIIPRTENTIAYINSELDELDREEFYRLKKVQEKKQKQTAELDAEMKQKKLLEQQEHDQEQAGQDQQGEDEDKEDKEKQEEPEEQEQEQEQEQEQEQESKEEDTATEPAQAIITEQEEDVIF